From Bacillus basilensis, a single genomic window includes:
- a CDS encoding DUF6005 family protein: MTSIKVHCLVSCFCEIIKRRSDIDFRPFYFGLWDGDFDITDGGIISYHSENINHDNYLLWYERLYGIKVNEWYDHAKDKDSNVETFLELVENKPENRFVIVMVDMSLLPERENKFHQKPFPHYLMISKTEKEEEWFMLDPDFRWEGNMEREKVLHSVQDNPFGGGYFIDVEGIKEPTQEMVASYFTETFKKNDNELTMELKNLIIKMANEEDGYALSGLVAAVKQIPVLAIRKYSYEHAFAYFRETLQYSEREFDYWCDRVEDIVQGFTNVQYRAIKMAMTNNKGMLLSIVEKLDEMNAIELQIKEELEKQFLSWKAIKINQSVVTL; the protein is encoded by the coding sequence ATGACTTCAATAAAAGTGCATTGTTTAGTAAGTTGTTTTTGTGAAATTATAAAAAGACGAAGCGATATAGATTTTCGTCCATTTTATTTTGGTTTATGGGATGGAGATTTTGATATAACAGATGGTGGCATTATTTCGTATCACTCCGAAAATATTAACCATGATAATTATTTATTATGGTATGAAAGATTATACGGTATTAAAGTGAACGAATGGTATGATCATGCAAAAGATAAAGATAGCAATGTAGAAACGTTTTTAGAATTAGTAGAAAATAAGCCTGAAAATCGTTTCGTAATTGTAATGGTTGATATGTCTCTATTACCAGAGAGAGAAAATAAGTTTCATCAAAAGCCATTTCCGCATTATTTAATGATATCGAAGACAGAGAAAGAAGAAGAATGGTTCATGCTAGATCCTGATTTTCGCTGGGAAGGGAATATGGAAAGAGAAAAAGTGCTTCACTCTGTTCAAGATAACCCATTTGGTGGAGGCTATTTCATTGATGTAGAAGGAATTAAAGAACCAACACAAGAAATGGTAGCTAGTTATTTCACAGAAACATTCAAAAAGAACGACAATGAACTGACTATGGAGCTAAAAAACTTAATTATAAAAATGGCAAATGAGGAAGATGGATATGCGCTTTCTGGTCTTGTAGCAGCAGTAAAACAAATACCAGTACTTGCAATTCGTAAATATAGTTATGAACATGCCTTTGCATACTTCCGTGAAACGTTGCAATATTCGGAGCGAGAATTTGATTATTGGTGTGATCGGGTAGAAGATATTGTACAAGGATTTACAAATGTACAGTATCGTGCAATTAAAATGGCAATGACGAATAATAAAGGTATGTTATTATCAATTGTTGAAAAGCTGGATGAAATGAATGCAATTGAACTGCAAATTAAGGAGGAATTAGAGAAACAATTTCTATCTTGGAAAGCTATAAAAATAAATCAGTCTGTCGTAACTCTTTAA
- the asbF gene encoding petrobactin biosynthesis 3-dehydroshikimate dehydratase AsbF, translated as MKYSLCTISFRHQLISFTDIVQFAYENGFEGIELWGTHAQNLHIQEYETTERELNCLKDKTLEITMISDYLDISLSADFEKTIEKCEQLAILANWFKTNKIRTFAGQKGSADFSQQERQEYVNRIRMICELFAQHNMYVLLETHPNTLTDTLPSTLELLGEVDHPNLKINLDFLHIWESGADPVDSFQRLRPWIQHYHFKNISSADYLHVFEPNNVYAAAGSRTGMVPLFEGIVNYDEIIQEVRDTDHFASLEWFGHNAKEILREEMKVLTNRNLVVVTS; from the coding sequence ATGAAATATTCACTATGTACCATTTCATTTCGCCATCAATTAATTTCATTTACTGATATTGTTCAATTTGCATATGAAAACGGTTTTGAAGGAATTGAATTGTGGGGGACTCATGCGCAAAATTTGCATATACAAGAGTATGAAACGACAGAACGAGAATTGAATTGTTTAAAGGATAAAACCTTAGAAATTACGATGATAAGTGATTACTTAGACATATCATTATCGGCAGATTTTGAAAAAACGATAGAGAAATGTGAACAACTTGCAATACTAGCTAATTGGTTTAAAACGAACAAAATTCGTACGTTTGCTGGACAAAAAGGTAGTGCAGATTTTTCGCAACAAGAGAGACAAGAGTATGTGAATCGTATTCGCATGATTTGTGAATTATTTGCTCAGCATAATATGTATGTACTTTTAGAAACACATCCAAATACGTTAACGGATACGTTGCCTTCTACTTTGGAACTATTAGGCGAAGTAGATCATCCGAATTTGAAAATAAATCTTGATTTTCTTCATATATGGGAGTCTGGTGCAGATCCAGTTGACAGCTTCCAACGACTAAGGCCGTGGATACAACATTACCATTTTAAGAATATATCGTCAGCAGATTATTTACATGTGTTTGAACCGAATAATGTATATGCAGCAGCTGGAAGTCGTACTGGTATGGTTCCATTATTTGAAGGTATCGTAAATTATGATGAGATTATTCAAGAAGTGAGAGATACTGACCATTTCGCTTCACTTGAATGGTTTGGACATAACGCGAAAGAGATATTAAGAGAAGAAATGAAAGTATTAACAAATAGAAATTTGGTAGTAGTAACTTCGTAA
- a CDS encoding alpha/beta-type small acid-soluble spore protein — protein sequence MARNRNSNQLASHGAQAALDQMKYEIAQEFGVQLGADTSSRANGSVGGEITKRLVAMAEQQLGGGYTR from the coding sequence ATGGCTAGAAATCGTAATTCTAATCAATTAGCATCACATGGAGCACAAGCGGCTTTAGATCAAATGAAATATGAAATTGCACAAGAGTTTGGTGTACAACTTGGCGCTGACACTTCTTCACGTGCAAACGGTTCTGTAGGCGGTGAAATCACTAAACGCCTAGTAGCGATGGCAGAACAACAACTTGGTGGCGGATATACTCGCTAA
- a CDS encoding MFS transporter, protein MLKKENCCLIALASVPLVMTLGNSMLIPILPTIEKKLHISSFQVSMIITIYSIVAILLIPIAGYLSDRWGRKMVMVPSLLIAAIGGAITGWVSWKVDNPYTWILIGRAIQGIGAAGAMPVVIPCVGDLYKDEKQVSTGLGIIETSNTFGKVLSPILGSALAAIVWFLPFWAIPVLCVVSIVLLLVLVKAKKQEGEVPPLKEFIKSILATFREKGRWLIAIFALGAIIMLILFGILFYLSTILESKYDIHGIWKGCLLAIPLLVLSISSYMAGKKIGDNQNMMKKCIYIGFLMAAASVIIPLFIKGIYLLLLCLVIMGIGIGMALPCLDALITQGIEKEQRGTVTSFYSSMRFIGVAAGPPLYSFFMKGADHEVFYLTSIFAGIGAAIAIIWIKPAKDAKTVKQKPEPTS, encoded by the coding sequence ATGTTAAAAAAAGAAAACTGTTGTTTAATTGCGCTTGCATCAGTTCCACTTGTTATGACATTAGGGAATTCAATGCTCATTCCAATCCTACCGACTATCGAAAAAAAATTACATATTTCATCGTTTCAAGTATCCATGATTATTACAATTTACTCTATTGTAGCCATTTTACTTATACCGATTGCTGGTTATTTATCAGATAGATGGGGGCGAAAGATGGTAATGGTTCCGAGTTTGCTGATTGCGGCTATAGGAGGAGCGATAACTGGTTGGGTATCTTGGAAAGTTGATAATCCCTACACTTGGATATTGATTGGTAGAGCGATTCAAGGTATTGGTGCTGCTGGTGCAATGCCAGTTGTTATACCGTGTGTTGGTGATTTATACAAGGATGAAAAACAAGTTAGTACAGGTTTAGGAATCATAGAAACATCCAATACATTTGGGAAAGTGCTGAGCCCTATTTTAGGTTCTGCTCTTGCTGCCATTGTATGGTTCTTACCGTTTTGGGCGATTCCAGTTTTATGCGTAGTATCAATTGTTTTATTACTTGTTCTAGTAAAGGCAAAGAAACAAGAAGGAGAAGTACCACCACTTAAAGAGTTTATAAAATCAATTCTTGCTACGTTTCGTGAAAAAGGAAGATGGTTAATTGCCATTTTTGCATTAGGTGCAATTATTATGCTTATTTTATTCGGAATTCTCTTTTATTTGTCAACTATACTGGAATCAAAGTATGACATTCATGGTATATGGAAAGGGTGTCTACTTGCGATTCCGTTACTTGTACTGTCAATTAGTTCATATATGGCTGGTAAAAAAATTGGAGATAATCAAAATATGATGAAGAAGTGTATTTATATTGGTTTTTTAATGGCAGCTGCATCAGTCATCATTCCTTTATTTATAAAAGGGATTTATTTACTACTTCTTTGTCTCGTTATTATGGGGATAGGAATTGGTATGGCACTCCCATGTTTAGATGCTTTAATTACACAAGGAATTGAAAAGGAGCAAAGGGGAACGGTTACGTCATTTTATAGTTCAATGCGATTTATCGGTGTAGCAGCTGGACCACCTCTATATTCTTTTTTCATGAAAGGTGCTGACCATGAAGTATTTTATTTAACAAGTATATTCGCTGGGATCGGTGCTGCTATAGCAATCATTTGGATTAAACCAGCAAAAGATGCAAAGACGGTAAAACAGAAACCGGAACCTACTTCATAA
- a CDS encoding LysE/ArgO family amino acid transporter, whose amino-acid sequence MSEAIIHGIILAFGLIIPLGVQNVFVFNQGASQPNIWRAAPVVLTASICDTLLILIAVQGVSLVLLTFSWLTNSLYIIGFFFLLYMGFVIWRSNPSNDVKQEKSMPLKKQILFAASVSLLNPHAILDTIGVIGTNSIQYIGNEKWAFTLATIIVSWIWFISLALAGKFLKRLDSTGKTIVLLNKFSGLIIWGVALYMLKQVIYS is encoded by the coding sequence ATGAGTGAAGCAATTATTCATGGTATCATTCTTGCATTTGGCCTTATCATTCCATTAGGAGTCCAAAATGTTTTCGTCTTTAACCAAGGTGCGAGCCAACCAAATATTTGGAGGGCAGCCCCTGTAGTATTAACTGCCTCTATATGTGATACGTTACTCATATTGATAGCGGTGCAAGGTGTCTCCCTTGTGCTTCTTACTTTTTCTTGGCTAACTAACTCGTTATATATAATTGGATTTTTCTTTCTCCTATACATGGGCTTTGTTATTTGGAGAAGTAACCCTTCCAACGATGTAAAACAAGAAAAAAGTATGCCCTTAAAAAAGCAAATCCTTTTCGCCGCATCGGTTTCGTTATTAAACCCACATGCAATTTTAGATACAATCGGTGTAATTGGAACAAATTCTATCCAATACATAGGAAACGAAAAATGGGCTTTCACACTTGCAACTATTATCGTTTCTTGGATTTGGTTTATAAGCTTAGCTTTAGCGGGGAAATTTCTAAAAAGACTAGACTCAACCGGAAAGACAATCGTATTATTAAATAAATTTTCTGGTCTCATCATATGGGGTGTCGCACTTTATATGTTAAAACAAGTTATTTATTCCTAA
- a CDS encoding PLP-dependent aminotransferase family protein, translating to MERFVWKPNMSLAMPLYKQIETYIKERIVNGEWTVGTKLPSQRELAHTFGVNRSTIVMAFDELVAKGYIEGNGRKGTIVVNNNENASTYAPPPNWQSYVETGLHYPNLPAIQEINQAEFCPHVIRLGTGELAPSLLPEKKMKDIMNKLLGSKMTLGYEEPKGNLFLREKIADYLKGHGIYVTPDSILIVSGAIQALQLISMGLLPKGASILLEKPSYLYSLNVFQSAGMRFIGIPMDENGLNTSYITKYKKQFNASILYTIPSFHNPTNFSMNAKKRIEVMEICNEIGLPIIEDAVYQDLWFDESVSKPLKAYDKNGIVLHIGSMSKVISPGLRIGWIVGSEPVIQRLADIKMQTDYGSSSISQQIAAEWFADGSYDEHLQFVRTKLKKSRDFMLQMLEKYCRDIATWYEPTGGFYIWLHMNVPVSNRSLFDKALKEKILLNPGTLYDRSANQFLRLSYSYATLEEIEIGIKKLAQLMKK from the coding sequence ATGGAAAGATTCGTTTGGAAACCGAATATGTCTCTAGCGATGCCTCTGTATAAACAAATAGAAACGTATATAAAAGAAAGAATCGTTAATGGAGAATGGACTGTTGGAACGAAATTACCTTCACAAAGAGAATTGGCACATACATTTGGTGTGAATCGAAGCACAATTGTAATGGCTTTCGATGAACTAGTTGCAAAGGGATACATTGAAGGGAATGGCAGAAAAGGAACAATTGTTGTAAATAATAATGAGAATGCTTCAACATACGCACCCCCACCTAATTGGCAGTCTTATGTAGAAACAGGACTTCATTATCCGAATCTGCCTGCTATTCAAGAGATTAATCAAGCTGAATTTTGTCCGCATGTAATTCGTTTAGGAACAGGTGAGCTCGCGCCAAGTCTTTTACCTGAAAAAAAGATGAAAGATATTATGAATAAGCTTTTAGGATCAAAGATGACACTTGGCTATGAAGAGCCGAAAGGAAATCTCTTTTTAAGGGAGAAGATTGCGGACTATTTAAAAGGACATGGTATTTATGTAACTCCTGATTCTATATTAATTGTTTCAGGAGCAATTCAAGCATTGCAACTTATCTCTATGGGGCTTCTTCCAAAAGGGGCATCCATCTTATTAGAAAAACCATCCTATTTATATTCGCTTAATGTTTTTCAATCAGCAGGAATGCGTTTCATTGGAATACCAATGGATGAGAACGGTTTAAATACATCATATATTACAAAATATAAGAAGCAATTTAATGCATCTATTTTATATACAATCCCGTCTTTTCATAATCCGACGAACTTTAGTATGAATGCGAAGAAACGAATAGAAGTGATGGAAATATGTAATGAAATTGGATTGCCTATTATAGAGGACGCGGTATATCAAGACTTATGGTTTGATGAGTCTGTTTCAAAGCCTTTAAAAGCATATGATAAAAACGGAATTGTACTACATATCGGGAGTATGTCTAAAGTCATTAGTCCAGGATTAAGAATTGGATGGATTGTTGGATCTGAGCCTGTTATTCAAAGGTTGGCAGACATAAAAATGCAAACAGATTATGGTTCAAGTTCTATTTCTCAGCAAATTGCAGCGGAATGGTTTGCGGATGGATCGTATGATGAACATTTACAGTTTGTAAGAACTAAGTTGAAAAAAAGTAGAGATTTTATGTTGCAAATGTTAGAGAAATATTGTCGTGATATAGCAACATGGTATGAACCGACAGGTGGTTTTTATATTTGGTTACATATGAATGTACCCGTTTCGAACCGTAGCTTATTTGACAAAGCTTTGAAAGAAAAGATTTTATTAAATCCAGGTACTTTGTATGATAGAAGTGCAAATCAATTTTTGCGCCTATCCTATTCATACGCAACGTTAGAAGAAATTGAAATAGGTATAAAAAAACTTGCACAATTAATGAAAAAGTAA
- a CDS encoding DUF3933 family protein produces MKQYVICQIINGEKYLAAYAETKQEAIEKAELLGLRTGNRYTVITAEETEGLTYP; encoded by the coding sequence ATGAAACAATATGTAATTTGCCAAATTATCAATGGAGAAAAATATTTAGCTGCTTATGCGGAGACGAAGCAAGAGGCAATTGAAAAAGCGGAATTGTTAGGATTACGAACAGGAAATCGATACACAGTTATTACTGCGGAGGAAACTGAAGGGTTAACGTATCCGTAA
- a CDS encoding patatin-like phospholipase family protein, producing MKIDGVFEGGGVRGIAHVGAICALAEKGYEWERVAGTSAGSIIAALLAAGYSCSELKTIITDIDYNKFTKRTFIDRIPFIGKGLSAWTTLGIYSNIFIEEWIEELLRKKGVHLFTDLPDLNKLKIIASDISNGKMVIFPDDLPNYGFLNYRFSIAKAVRMSSTIPFFFEPVKWRTPKWKQPCYMVDGGILSNYPIWIFDSPTSPRWPTFGFHFVKNEIQADPAHYNEPISMFKGLFKTMMQAHDLRHLDKESKARTITIPTGSITSTNFELTKEEKDWLYNSGYNAANKFLQSWNFRQYIDEYRNGNQDRKTNRYFRQLDS from the coding sequence ATGAAGATTGATGGTGTTTTTGAAGGAGGCGGTGTACGCGGAATTGCGCATGTAGGAGCAATTTGCGCGTTAGCTGAAAAAGGCTATGAATGGGAGCGTGTAGCTGGAACATCAGCTGGTTCCATTATTGCTGCGCTCCTAGCAGCAGGATATTCTTGTTCAGAGTTAAAAACGATTATAACTGATATTGATTATAATAAATTTACGAAGAGAACCTTCATTGACAGAATCCCGTTTATCGGAAAAGGATTAAGCGCATGGACTACTCTTGGTATTTACTCTAATATTTTTATAGAGGAATGGATTGAAGAATTGCTTCGAAAAAAAGGAGTTCACTTATTTACAGATTTACCTGATTTAAATAAGCTTAAAATTATCGCTTCTGATATAAGTAATGGTAAAATGGTTATCTTTCCTGATGACTTACCGAACTACGGATTTTTAAATTATCGCTTCTCTATTGCTAAAGCTGTAAGAATGAGTAGTACAATCCCCTTCTTTTTTGAACCAGTAAAATGGAGAACCCCTAAATGGAAGCAACCTTGTTATATGGTTGATGGAGGGATTTTAAGCAATTATCCAATTTGGATTTTCGACTCACCTACCTCTCCTCGCTGGCCGACTTTTGGATTTCATTTCGTAAAAAATGAGATCCAAGCTGACCCTGCCCACTATAATGAGCCTATCTCCATGTTCAAAGGACTATTTAAAACAATGATGCAAGCCCATGATTTACGTCATTTAGACAAAGAATCAAAAGCAAGGACAATTACAATTCCAACAGGGTCCATTACTAGTACAAACTTTGAGTTAACAAAGGAAGAAAAAGATTGGCTTTACAATTCTGGTTATAACGCCGCAAATAAGTTTTTACAATCGTGGAACTTCAGACAATATATTGATGAATATAGAAACGGAAATCAGGACCGAAAAACAAATCGGTATTTCCGTCAACTTGACTCATAA
- a CDS encoding YjcZ family sporulation protein — MGYGYSCCGYGYGGGGGCGYGGFALLIVLFILLIIIGASCWGGFVGC; from the coding sequence ATGGGTTACGGATATAGTTGCTGTGGTTACGGATACGGTGGCGGCGGCGGTTGTGGTTATGGAGGTTTCGCTTTATTAATCGTTTTATTTATCCTTCTAATCATCATCGGAGCTAGCTGTTGGGGTGGCTTTGTAGGCTGCTAG
- a CDS encoding YwqG family protein — protein MNKQIEVLIDKYGLTHLKEELINTVFSCIKVVPKQEETVTIGSSKMGGVPDLPAAFEYPTHKGNPLQFIAQFNLNDLQNVGIDHNLPKTGMLYFFSIENYFEEDVNPTEAGRVLYYDVPVEQLRRADEWQTNYNQCATTFELTYKLPELFIEDEADSDRFLQLLEELIPDNYDNHQMFGEPFSVQDEVLYETGQYMDIDPQQMTLLFQIDSDTKNCNMMWGDLGMLYFCIGNEDLKNRRFENVCCVLQTC, from the coding sequence ATGAATAAACAAATTGAAGTATTAATTGATAAATATGGGCTGACACATTTAAAAGAGGAACTTATTAATACTGTATTTTCTTGTATAAAAGTTGTGCCAAAGCAGGAGGAAACCGTTACGATAGGTAGTTCAAAAATGGGAGGAGTTCCTGATTTACCAGCTGCATTTGAATACCCAACGCATAAAGGAAATCCGTTACAGTTTATCGCTCAATTTAATTTAAATGATTTACAAAATGTTGGTATAGATCACAATCTACCTAAGACAGGAATGTTATACTTTTTCAGCATTGAAAATTACTTTGAAGAAGACGTGAATCCAACTGAAGCGGGGCGTGTACTTTATTATGATGTTCCTGTAGAGCAATTACGAAGAGCAGATGAATGGCAAACGAATTATAACCAGTGTGCAACTACTTTTGAACTAACGTATAAATTGCCAGAGCTTTTCATTGAAGATGAGGCTGATTCAGATCGTTTCTTGCAATTACTTGAAGAGCTAATTCCAGATAACTACGATAACCATCAAATGTTTGGTGAGCCATTCTCTGTACAAGATGAGGTATTGTACGAGACGGGACAATATATGGACATAGATCCGCAGCAAATGACGCTTTTATTCCAAATTGATTCAGATACTAAAAATTGTAATATGATGTGGGGAGATTTAGGGATGCTTTATTTCTGTATAGGAAATGAAGACTTGAAAAATCGACGTTTTGAAAATGTATGTTGTGTATTACAAACTTGTTAA
- a CDS encoding transglutaminase domain-containing protein, which produces MGKTSKYVTATLLCSTIVTGGLQASSVSYAATNPTTVTTQSDVKLLNDFRKELKKQIDNREENITITYKTKDRNARNIMDQLYGEFNKIVDADEYVKYNVASTRYSIKGLPGNYTFTLQVKYRETKEQTQYVKSQAKAIIGSIVKPGMDEHEKVKAIHDYVVKHVSYDTSYQAYTAYEALANRSAVCQGYTLLTYELLKEAGIQNHIVTGTGNGQAHAWNLVNIENKWYHLDTTFDDPVPDKAGRVTYSYFNMTDEQLSKDHDWDRSKYPAATTSYFNELTNKIKAGSSKTAAYEQMLKETNLKYLSAQYGADNYSEFKKKLQQQFASKPEKVEVRYKQSMDGTMQDIKKVLNEINWPKGAKRVSYQVAPYSAMADYSLATITFTY; this is translated from the coding sequence ATGGGAAAGACAAGTAAGTATGTGACAGCTACCCTGCTTTGTTCAACTATAGTAACGGGAGGCTTACAGGCGTCATCTGTATCTTATGCAGCTACGAATCCGACTACAGTGACAACACAATCAGATGTAAAGTTGTTAAATGATTTTAGGAAAGAATTAAAAAAACAGATTGATAATCGAGAAGAAAATATTACAATCACATATAAAACAAAAGATAGAAATGCTAGAAATATTATGGACCAATTGTATGGTGAGTTTAATAAAATTGTAGATGCGGATGAGTATGTAAAATATAATGTAGCGTCTACTAGATATTCTATTAAAGGGTTACCAGGAAACTATACGTTTACACTGCAAGTGAAATACCGTGAAACAAAAGAGCAAACACAATATGTAAAATCTCAGGCAAAAGCAATTATCGGCTCGATTGTAAAACCAGGAATGGATGAGCATGAGAAAGTAAAAGCGATTCATGATTACGTTGTAAAACATGTATCGTATGACACGTCTTATCAAGCATATACAGCATATGAAGCGTTAGCGAATCGCTCTGCTGTTTGCCAAGGCTATACGTTATTAACATATGAATTGCTAAAAGAAGCGGGTATCCAAAATCATATTGTAACAGGCACAGGAAATGGACAAGCTCATGCATGGAATTTGGTGAACATTGAAAACAAATGGTATCATCTTGATACGACTTTCGATGATCCAGTACCAGATAAAGCTGGGCGCGTAACATATTCATATTTTAATATGACTGATGAGCAATTAAGTAAAGATCACGACTGGGATCGTAGTAAATATCCAGCAGCAACTACAAGTTACTTTAATGAATTAACAAACAAAATAAAAGCTGGTAGTTCAAAAACTGCAGCATATGAGCAAATGTTAAAAGAAACAAATTTAAAATATTTGTCTGCACAATACGGAGCAGACAATTACAGTGAATTTAAGAAAAAATTACAGCAACAATTCGCTTCTAAGCCAGAAAAGGTAGAAGTACGATATAAGCAGTCTATGGATGGAACAATGCAAGATATAAAGAAAGTGTTAAATGAAATAAATTGGCCAAAAGGTGCAAAGCGTGTATCTTATCAAGTAGCACCATATAGTGCAATGGCAGATTATTCATTAGCGACAATTACATTTACGTATTAA
- a CDS encoding DUF4083 domain-containing protein, translating to MNLFENNIFTLIYICLVIGLIVLFFLSFTLFIRRLLRSSAVKKQQVMHMNQKLDRIIELLEKDKK from the coding sequence ATGAATTTGTTCGAAAACAACATATTCACATTGATATATATATGTTTGGTAATTGGACTTATCGTTTTATTTTTCTTATCATTTACTTTGTTTATTAGAAGATTATTACGAAGTAGCGCTGTAAAAAAACAACAAGTGATGCATATGAATCAGAAGCTAGATCGAATTATTGAATTGCTTGAAAAAGATAAGAAATAG
- a CDS encoding NUDIX hydrolase: protein MANYIKELREKVGHDCVLINFAGGCVLNEHGEILLQKRGDFHAWGFPGRAMEIGESAAETAIREIKEETGYDVEINELIGVYTKYFQSYPNGDRVQSILIFFSCSITGGEKKVDGDETLDLKFFPLNKMPPLFNQQHEDCLQDLIEKRVGMYR from the coding sequence ATGGCTAATTATATAAAAGAATTACGTGAAAAAGTAGGACACGACTGTGTTCTCATAAACTTTGCGGGTGGTTGCGTATTGAATGAGCATGGAGAAATATTGCTGCAAAAAAGAGGTGATTTTCACGCTTGGGGATTTCCTGGTCGTGCAATGGAAATCGGAGAATCTGCCGCAGAAACTGCGATTCGAGAAATAAAAGAAGAAACAGGTTATGATGTAGAAATAAATGAGCTTATCGGGGTATATACAAAATATTTTCAATCATATCCAAATGGAGACAGAGTCCAGTCAATTTTAATATTCTTTTCATGCTCAATTACCGGAGGAGAGAAAAAAGTAGACGGTGATGAAACATTGGATTTGAAGTTTTTCCCGCTAAACAAAATGCCACCATTGTTTAATCAACAACATGAGGATTGTTTGCAGGATTTAATAGAGAAAAGAGTAGGAATGTATCGCTAA
- the nadE gene encoding ammonia-dependent NAD(+) synthetase → MTLQEQIMKALHVQPVIDPKAEIRKRVDFLKDYVKKTGAKGFVLGISGGQDSTLAGRLAQLAVEEIRNEGGKATFIAVRLPYKVQKDEDDAQLALQFIQADQSVAFDIASTVDTFSNQYENLLGESLTDFNKGNVKARIRMVTQYAIGGQKGLLVIGTDHAAEAVTGFFTKFGDGGADLLPLTGLTKRQGRALLQELGADERLYLKMPTADLLDEKPGQADETELGITYDQLDDYLEGKAVPADVAEKIEKRYTVSEHKRHVPASMFDDWWK, encoded by the coding sequence ATGACATTACAAGAACAGATTATGAAAGCATTACATGTTCAGCCTGTAATTGATCCGAAAGCAGAAATCCGTAAACGTGTTGATTTCTTAAAAGATTATGTAAAAAAAACAGGTGCAAAAGGGTTTGTACTTGGAATTAGTGGCGGACAAGACTCTACATTAGCTGGACGTTTAGCTCAGCTTGCAGTTGAGGAAATTCGTAATGAAGGTGGCAAAGCAACGTTTATCGCCGTGCGCCTTCCTTATAAAGTGCAAAAAGATGAAGATGATGCGCAATTAGCATTACAATTTATTCAAGCGGATCAATCTGTTGCATTTGATATCGCTTCAACAGTTGATACTTTTTCAAATCAATACGAAAACTTATTAGGTGAATCATTAACTGATTTCAATAAAGGTAACGTGAAAGCACGTATCCGCATGGTTACACAATATGCAATCGGTGGACAAAAAGGGCTCCTTGTTATCGGAACAGATCACGCTGCAGAAGCTGTAACAGGATTCTTTACAAAATTCGGAGATGGTGGCGCAGACCTATTACCATTAACAGGATTAACGAAACGCCAAGGACGCGCTCTATTACAAGAATTAGGTGCAGACGAGCGACTTTACTTAAAAATGCCAACAGCTGATTTATTAGATGAAAAACCAGGTCAAGCTGATGAAACAGAGTTAGGTATTACGTATGATCAACTTGATGACTATTTAGAAGGTAAAGCAGTTCCAGCTGACGTTGCAGAAAAAATTGAAAAACGTTACACAGTGAGCGAACATAAAAGACACGTACCAGCTTCAATGTTTGATGATTGGTGGAAATAA